In bacterium, the sequence TTACCGCAAACTTTTTCAGCCATTCTTTCTTTTGATCCATTTTCTTTTTCAAAATTAAACCTATCAATAGATTCAGTTAATCTGTTGGTCGTAAGATCTTTACTTTTAAATATTATTAGCGCATTGGATGATTATAAGATGGTAATGATAATTATGGCGGTTATTTTTTTCATTATGCCGGCGGTTATTTTCTTGTTTGTAACTATTTTAAACATCATAAGCGGAATTTTTAAAGCCTGGACGATTAGAAGGGCAAGAGTGAAGATCGCCAAATTTTCAAATTTAAAAGTAATCGGTATTACCGGAAGCTATGGGAAATCCACGACCAAGGAAATACTTTATGAAATTTTATCTAAATCTAAAAAATATTCCGCCTCTGGCGGATCCGCCGTGGGCGAAAAAATCCTTAAAACCCCTGCCAATATCAATACGGCGATCGGCATAGCGCAATTAATTTTGGATAAACTGGATAAAAATTATGAAATTTTCGTGGTGGAGATGGGCGCGTATAAAATCGGCGAGATAAAAGAAATTTGCGACATAGTGAAGCCTAAAATCGGCATAATTACCGCCATAAATGAGCAGCACTTGGCGCTTTTCGGGAGTATTAAAAATACAATTAAGGCGAAATTTCAACTTGTCGATTCATTGCCGAAAGACGGACTGGCGATTTTGAATGCTGGAGATGCGAATATTCAGGATGGCTTGGAGCTCAGTAATTCACTGGCTGAAAAGATCAAAGCGAGAATAAAACTATATTCGGTCGGCGCTAAGTCGGATGTTTACGCGATTGGCGAAGCGAACGATCGCCAAAATATAAAATTTAAATTTATTTCAGGGGCTGATATCAAGGATTTTGCCGTCAATATTACAGGCACGCATAATATTTCCAATGTATTAGCGGCAATTATTGCCGCACAAGAGCTTGGCATGGATTTGGATGAAATTTCCCAAATAGCTAAAAAAATCAGCCATTTGGATTTTACCCTTAAAATTTTGGCCGGGCCGAACGGTTCAAGCATGGTTGACGATACTTACAACGCAAATCCGGACGGAGTATTTGCCGCATTGAATTATATTAAGAATCAGCGAGGAAGAAAAATTATAGTTATGTCGTCATTGATCGAATTGGGTTCTCGCGCGCATGAAATCCATCAAAAGCTTGGAAAGGAAATTTCCGCGATCGCCGCGAAGCTTTTTTTCCTTGACAATTATTATATTTCGGATATCAGGAAAGGTGCAGCGAAAAACAAAGAGTCGAACATAGAAATAAAAAATGAAAAGAATGCTAAAAAAATCTCGGAATATTTAGAAAATGAATTAAAGTCGAGTGATACAGTGTTATTCGTCAGCCGTGGAGCGGGAAAAATTTTAGAATTGCTAAAATATGATTAATTATTATGCATAGGATTTTTAAAAAATATGCTCCTGTTTCTGCCGCGCTTTTGCCAAACGCCGAATTTGACGATATTAAGCTTGTTTTGAGCATGTTTTTGCCGTGGAATTGGAGCAAATGGCGGTCAGGAAAAGAAATTAGCGAATTGGAAGAAAAATTCAAGGAATATTTTAGTGTAAAGCATGCGTTTAGTTTTTCTTCCGGCCGGGTTGGATTATATGCGATTTTGAAAAGTATTTCTATTTTTTTAGGCTCGGCATTCACTGTTCAGCGCTCAGAGATTATTATTCAGGCCTATACCACTATTGCTATTCCTATCGCGGTTAAACAGGCAGGTTTTGTTCCTGTATATGCAGATATCAAGGAGGATACTTATAATATTGATCCTGTTAAAGTTGAGGAAAAAATTACGGAAAACACCAAAGCGATAATCGTTCAGCATACTTTCGGCATTCCGGCGGAAATGGATAAAATTACAGCGCTTTGCCAGAAGCATAATTTATTATTGATCGAGGATTGCGCACATTCTCTCGGCGCAGAATTTGGCGGGAAAAAAACAGGAACATTCGGTGACGCTGCTTTTTTCAGTTTTGGCCGCGATAAAATAATTTCTTCCACAAGCGGCGGGATGGCGATCGTTAAAGATCAAATATTAGCGGAAAAAATAAAAAAAATTCAAAGTAACATGGATTTTCCGCCGTTAAAATGGATTTTTCAGCAGCTGGCGCACCCGCTCGTATTCTGGTGTTCTTTGCCGGTTTATTATTTTTTTTCCTTGGGCAAGATCAAAATTTTATTTTGGCAGAAAATAGGATTAATAAGCCGAGCATATAGCGCGGAAGAAAAAACGGGGAATGCTGTTGATTTTTACGGCTATAAATTTCCAAATATCTTGGCTGTCTTAGCGTTCAATCAATTTAAAAAAATGGAACGATTTAATGATCATCGGCGGAAAATCGCAGAGATTTACGGAAGTTCTTTTAAAAATCATACTGAAATAATAATGCCCGCAATTTCTTCCGCCGCTAAATCAACTTTTTTATACTATACTATTCAGGTTGCGCGCCGCGATAAGTTATTGAATTTTGCCGCCGAAAAGCATATAATTTTAGGAGACTGGTTTCCGGGCGCGCTGGGGCCAAAAGGGATCGAGGAAGAAAAATTCGGTTATAAAAAAGGCGATTGTCAGATTGCGGAGCGCGTAGGATTAAAATCGCTTGATCTTCCGACGAATATAAACACAAGTGAAGAGGATGCGAGAAAAGTGGCAGATTTAATCAAAGAATTTTTCAAATCGTAAAAAAAATGGAAATCAAAGAGATAACCGACAAAATTCAATGGGAAAATTTTATTTACAATCCGCCGGCTGGCGGACCGAATACATTTTTACAATCGTGGAATTGGGGCGAATTTAATGAAAAAATGGGAGACCCCGCAGGACAAGCCAACGGGGCAAGAAAAATTTGGCGGCTGGGGTTTTTTGACGGTGAAGAACTGGTTGGTGTCGTGCTTGTAATTAAAATAATCGCAAAGCGAGTCAGGTTTCTTTTTTGTCCGCACTTGCTATTAAATAAAAAATATTGGAATTCGTTATTTGATCATTTGAAAAATTTGGCAAT encodes:
- the murF gene encoding UDP-N-acetylmuramoyl-tripeptide--D-alanyl-D-alanine ligase, whose protein sequence is MQQIIPIVLAVFFILGIQKQVLFWCWLWQLKEYRCDRVRAHFQDIGAKNVFLTLIGYSALRQKKFFKFTVKAIIIGILSFLSGIAALILAFQIYLPQTFSAILSFDPFSFSKLNLSIDSVNLLVVRSLLLNIISALDDYKMVMIIMAVIFFIMPAVIFLFVTILNIISGIFKAWTIRRARVKIAKFSNLKVIGITGSYGKSTTKEILYEILSKSKKYSASGGSAVGEKILKTPANINTAIGIAQLILDKLDKNYEIFVVEMGAYKIGEIKEICDIVKPKIGIITAINEQHLALFGSIKNTIKAKFQLVDSLPKDGLAILNAGDANIQDGLELSNSLAEKIKARIKLYSVGAKSDVYAIGEANDRQNIKFKFISGADIKDFAVNITGTHNISNVLAAIIAAQELGMDLDEISQIAKKISHLDFTLKILAGPNGSSMVDDTYNANPDGVFAALNYIKNQRGRKIIVMSSLIELGSRAHEIHQKLGKEISAIAAKLFFLDNYYISDIRKGAAKNKESNIEIKNEKNAKKISEYLENELKSSDTVLFVSRGAGKILELLKYD
- a CDS encoding DegT/DnrJ/EryC1/StrS family aminotransferase encodes the protein MHRIFKKYAPVSAALLPNAEFDDIKLVLSMFLPWNWSKWRSGKEISELEEKFKEYFSVKHAFSFSSGRVGLYAILKSISIFLGSAFTVQRSEIIIQAYTTIAIPIAVKQAGFVPVYADIKEDTYNIDPVKVEEKITENTKAIIVQHTFGIPAEMDKITALCQKHNLLLIEDCAHSLGAEFGGKKTGTFGDAAFFSFGRDKIISSTSGGMAIVKDQILAEKIKKIQSNMDFPPLKWIFQQLAHPLVFWCSLPVYYFFSLGKIKILFWQKIGLISRAYSAEEKTGNAVDFYGYKFPNILAVLAFNQFKKMERFNDHRRKIAEIYGSSFKNHTEIIMPAISSAAKSTFLYYTIQVARRDKLLNFAAEKHIILGDWFPGALGPKGIEEEKFGYKKGDCQIAERVGLKSLDLPTNINTSEEDARKVADLIKEFFKS